The following are encoded in a window of Nitrospinota bacterium genomic DNA:
- a CDS encoding CvpA family protein has protein sequence MSFHWFDIAAGVFLLGCVIYSSLRGFVKDLFSMLAWVIGYFGSISIHPYATPYTKQVIKTGLIADLVTFFLLFAFLYIFVRLLGVLSQKKLGLQHIPSEIDHGAGAILGFAKWAFFLAIFLSPLNHFPELKKDLSENSFMASIILKATTQFSASDGTGLEPGNVFEIPLLTVDREKVSPPLEPGNEGGEPTVDRSSPVNKDEKGGSESEHGKQFKVKEIEPIIKATTDVKENKIEPGDNPNGMDDFIKSFKN, from the coding sequence ATGTCTTTCCACTGGTTCGATATAGCCGCGGGGGTCTTCCTGCTCGGCTGTGTAATCTACAGCAGTCTGCGCGGTTTTGTTAAGGATCTCTTTTCCATGCTTGCATGGGTCATCGGATATTTTGGTTCGATTAGTATCCATCCATACGCGACCCCATATACCAAACAGGTAATAAAAACCGGACTTATCGCCGACCTGGTCACCTTTTTCCTCCTCTTCGCGTTCCTGTACATATTTGTGCGTCTTCTAGGGGTACTGTCGCAAAAAAAGCTTGGGTTGCAGCATATACCATCTGAAATTGACCACGGCGCAGGCGCAATATTGGGATTCGCCAAATGGGCATTTTTCCTGGCGATATTCCTCTCCCCTTTGAATCATTTTCCAGAATTGAAAAAGGATCTTTCGGAGAATTCCTTCATGGCGTCGATTATACTTAAGGCCACGACCCAGTTTTCAGCTTCGGATGGGACAGGTCTGGAACCAGGCAATGTTTTTGAAATACCCCTCCTGACAGTAGACAGGGAGAAAGTTTCGCCCCCCCTGGAACCGGGTAATGAAGGTGGGGAGCCAACAGTAGACAGATCATCGCCTGTAAATAAAGATGAAAAAGGGGGCTCAGAAAGCGAACATGGGAAGCAGTTCAAGGTGAAGGAGATAGAGCCGATCATCAAGGCTACAACCGACGTCAAGGAGAACAAAATTGAACCGGGTGATAATCCGAACGGGATGGATGATTTTATCAAATCATTTAAGAATTGA
- a CDS encoding OmpA family protein, whose translation MAKVEKKQNIVPLWYVTFADLSTLMLTFFVLLLSFANFDIIKFKDMLGSVKDAFGVTEERVGKVVPYLSGEESFQSGKKKEKEISAEQKAELQADAQSMETLIKDSQLAENTSIFIQKNEIVIRVDGGVFFKSGTSEISPPAFKLLNNLAEILKRSTYYLTVEGHTDNMPIKTELFPSNWELSGVRATTILRYLVKKGIDVDRLRAIGLADTHPVMDNESPEGRSRNRRVEFILKKMDEEKKVPAEQPQGGV comes from the coding sequence ATGGCTAAAGTTGAGAAAAAGCAGAACATTGTACCGTTGTGGTACGTTACCTTTGCCGACCTCTCGACGCTCATGCTCACCTTTTTTGTACTTCTCCTCTCATTCGCGAATTTCGACATCATCAAATTCAAGGATATGCTTGGCTCTGTAAAGGACGCCTTTGGCGTAACCGAGGAGCGTGTCGGTAAGGTGGTGCCCTACCTCTCCGGCGAGGAGAGTTTTCAGTCTGGCAAAAAAAAGGAAAAGGAAATTTCCGCGGAACAGAAGGCCGAGCTTCAGGCGGACGCGCAGAGTATGGAGACTCTGATCAAGGATAGCCAGCTTGCGGAAAATACCTCAATTTTCATTCAAAAGAACGAGATTGTCATAAGGGTTGATGGAGGCGTATTTTTTAAAAGCGGCACTTCGGAGATAAGCCCGCCGGCATTCAAGCTGTTAAACAACCTTGCGGAAATTCTAAAACGGTCGACCTACTACCTGACCGTTGAAGGGCACACGGACAATATGCCGATAAAAACTGAATTGTTCCCTTCGAATTGGGAGCTTTCAGGGGTGAGGGCGACGACAATTCTGCGCTACCTGGTGAAAAAGGGGATCGATGTAGACCGGTTGCGCGCGATCGGGCTGGCCGATACCCATCCAGTAATGGACAATGAATCTCCCGAAGGGAGGAGCCGGAACCGGCGGGTCGAATTCATTCTGAAGAAAATGGATGAAGAGAAGAAGGTTCCGGCTGAGCAGCCTCAGGGAGGGGTCTAG
- a CDS encoding MotA/TolQ/ExbB proton channel family protein, which produces MDFGTLLGLILGLGLIFGAIISGGDIGGFIDVPSIMIVFGGTLAGTMVMFPLSQVLGSIKVALNAMKVSGHDPARIIRQMMEIAKKARKDGLLSLQNFKSTDRFLNKAMQMTVDGMDQNVIREVLTTEIEKLRFRHMTGAQFFEQVGLLAPAFGMIGTLVGLVQMLQNLSDPSSIGPAMAVALLTTFYGAIFANLVCIPIAKKLEIRSAEETISLELIMEGVISIIKKENPSIMKSKLNAFLNPKLQHK; this is translated from the coding sequence GTGGATTTTGGCACATTACTCGGTCTGATACTCGGTCTCGGTCTTATATTCGGGGCAATAATAAGCGGTGGCGACATCGGCGGCTTTATAGACGTTCCCAGTATAATGATAGTGTTTGGCGGTACTTTGGCGGGCACCATGGTCATGTTTCCGCTTAGCCAAGTTCTTGGCTCCATAAAAGTAGCCCTTAATGCCATGAAAGTAAGCGGTCACGACCCTGCGCGAATTATCAGGCAGATGATGGAGATCGCCAAAAAAGCTAGAAAGGACGGCCTTCTCTCTTTGCAGAATTTCAAGTCGACCGACCGTTTTTTAAACAAGGCGATGCAAATGACCGTGGACGGGATGGATCAAAATGTCATCCGCGAGGTTCTCACCACCGAGATTGAGAAGCTCCGCTTCAGGCATATGACCGGAGCGCAGTTTTTCGAGCAGGTAGGGCTCCTTGCGCCGGCATTTGGAATGATAGGAACGCTCGTGGGACTTGTGCAGATGTTGCAGAATCTCAGCGATCCGTCGTCCATCGGACCGGCCATGGCTGTTGCTTTGTTGACAACGTTTTACGGGGCGATCTTTGCCAACCTGGTCTGCATCCCGATAGCTAAAAAGCTCGAGATTCGCTCAGCGGAAGAGACGATAAGCCTGGAGCTGATAATGGAAGGGGTAATTTCCATTATCAAGAAGGAGAATCCGTCCATAATGAAGTCAAAACTGAACGCGTTCCTCAATCCTAAACTTCAGCACAAGTAG
- a CDS encoding dihydroorotase produces the protein MSDIIIKNGRVIDPASGLDEITDILISKGVIAGISKNMKADKAKIVDAKGFIVAPGFIDLHVHFREPGFEYKETIETGARSAAAGGFTSVCCMANTSPVNDNGTVTASIIEKGESAGSCRVYPIGAVTKGLNGKELAEIGEMKEAGIVALSDDGRCVTSPTIIRNAMEYGSMFGLTVVEHCEDSSAKGGIINEGEISARFGIKGIPSTAESSVAARNILISQYTGVPVHLAHISVKETVEAVRDAKASGIKVTCEVAPHHFILTEKELAGLNSNYKMNPPLRAEEDLQAIRKGIADGTIDCIATDHAPHAEWEKETEIDIAPFGVVGLETALPLALRLVDDGLITLTQMIALFTNRPASIFNLPGGSLAKGAPADICIFDAERVWKVQPEKFFSKGRNTPFKGAEMKGQNLITIVGGNIVYNSADL, from the coding sequence ATGAGCGACATCATTATTAAAAACGGGCGCGTCATAGATCCAGCCTCCGGCCTCGACGAGATCACCGACATATTAATATCGAAAGGGGTTATCGCCGGGATATCTAAGAACATGAAAGCCGACAAGGCGAAGATCGTCGACGCAAAAGGCTTTATCGTCGCCCCCGGTTTCATCGACCTTCATGTGCACTTCCGCGAACCCGGATTTGAATACAAGGAAACCATAGAGACCGGCGCGCGTTCCGCTGCCGCTGGCGGATTTACTTCCGTATGCTGCATGGCAAACACCAGCCCAGTTAACGATAACGGCACCGTCACCGCCTCAATTATCGAAAAAGGGGAGAGCGCCGGATCATGCCGCGTCTACCCCATTGGCGCGGTAACAAAAGGGCTTAACGGGAAGGAGCTTGCCGAAATTGGCGAGATGAAGGAAGCGGGGATCGTAGCCCTTTCCGACGACGGGAGATGCGTAACCAGCCCCACCATTATTCGAAACGCAATGGAATACGGCTCGATGTTCGGCCTTACGGTTGTTGAGCATTGCGAGGATTCCTCCGCAAAAGGTGGAATCATAAACGAGGGGGAAATTTCCGCCAGATTCGGCATCAAAGGGATTCCGTCCACCGCTGAATCTTCCGTCGCCGCAAGAAATATCCTGATATCGCAATACACCGGTGTCCCCGTTCACCTTGCCCACATATCGGTAAAGGAAACAGTGGAAGCGGTGCGAGACGCGAAAGCAAGCGGGATCAAGGTCACATGCGAAGTCGCTCCGCACCATTTCATCCTCACTGAAAAGGAGCTCGCCGGCCTGAATTCCAATTACAAGATGAATCCTCCGCTCAGAGCCGAAGAGGACCTTCAAGCGATTAGAAAAGGTATAGCGGACGGAACGATCGACTGCATAGCGACAGACCATGCGCCGCATGCCGAGTGGGAAAAAGAGACGGAGATAGATATCGCCCCGTTCGGCGTTGTAGGGCTTGAAACCGCGCTCCCGCTCGCGCTCAGGCTTGTTGATGATGGCCTTATCACCCTGACGCAAATGATCGCACTGTTTACAAACAGGCCTGCTTCGATATTCAATCTCCCGGGAGGGAGTCTCGCCAAAGGGGCACCGGCTGATATCTGCATTTTCGATGCTGAACGAGTTTGGAAGGTTC
- the ubiE gene encoding bifunctional demethylmenaquinone methyltransferase/2-methoxy-6-polyprenyl-1,4-benzoquinol methylase UbiE: MVQKNSAKISRMFSEIASSYDLLNRILSGGIDRYWRKLGARKLAPKNGLYLDLASGTCDFSLELRKQDGTSPIVAADFSQAMLEIARKKTAGKNIKIVRGDALSLGFRDNSFAGITCAFGIRNFEKLETGLKEILRVLKPGGRTVILEFTTPENSIIKAVYLFYFTRILPIIGRLISGHSEAYTYLPLSAVNFPNRKILAEIFQSSGFINISVTPLTFGICDLIYAEKPG; encoded by the coding sequence ATGGTGCAAAAAAATTCCGCCAAGATCAGCAGAATGTTTTCCGAGATTGCCTCAAGCTATGACCTCCTCAACCGGATACTTAGTGGAGGCATCGACAGATATTGGAGAAAGCTTGGAGCTAGGAAACTTGCCCCAAAAAACGGCCTTTATCTCGACCTTGCTTCGGGAACTTGCGACTTCTCTCTTGAGTTACGGAAACAGGACGGAACGTCGCCGATCGTTGCCGCAGATTTCAGCCAGGCAATGCTGGAAATAGCCAGAAAGAAAACCGCCGGGAAAAATATTAAAATTGTGCGGGGTGACGCACTCTCGCTGGGATTCAGGGACAATTCCTTTGCCGGGATCACTTGCGCTTTCGGAATCCGCAACTTTGAAAAGCTGGAAACGGGACTGAAAGAAATTCTGCGAGTGCTGAAACCGGGGGGCAGAACCGTTATCCTGGAATTCACCACCCCTGAAAACTCGATTATCAAGGCGGTATACCTCTTCTACTTCACAAGAATACTCCCTATTATCGGCAGACTTATTTCCGGCCATAGCGAGGCATACACTTACCTACCGCTTTCAGCGGTAAACTTTCCGAACAGGAAGATCCTCGCCGAGATATTTCAATCATCCGGATTCATCAACATATCGGTTACGCCCCTTACGTTCGGAATATGCGACCTTATTTACGCTGAGAAACCGGGGTAA
- a CDS encoding flagellar motor protein MotB, with the protein MSNGEKNSTSYADIADDEFVKELEKPPTRKKGSAPPWIVTFADLTTLMLTFFVLLLSFANIEIIEFQKALGSMQDSFGSQKLEKGIHQLVKEEGSLAEKLGIKKNAPPVNPERQERNALASLITDVAIREGMLDDIKIFIGQDGISVRIDESALFDSGKADIKEKIFPFLNGISKIMRSYNFNLLVEGHTDDIPIKSKIFPSNWELSTVRATTVLRKLLEFGVPKERLAAVGYADRKPALENNSPQNRKKNRRVEFKFIKVE; encoded by the coding sequence ATGAGCAATGGTGAAAAAAATTCGACATCCTACGCCGATATTGCCGACGATGAATTCGTAAAGGAACTGGAAAAACCGCCCACTCGCAAAAAGGGGAGCGCCCCCCCCTGGATCGTCACCTTTGCGGATCTCACTACCCTGATGCTCACCTTTTTCGTCCTCCTTCTCTCATTCGCGAATATTGAGATTATCGAATTTCAGAAAGCGCTCGGTAGCATGCAGGACTCATTCGGTTCACAAAAACTCGAAAAAGGGATCCATCAACTTGTAAAGGAAGAAGGTTCTCTTGCGGAAAAACTCGGTATTAAGAAAAATGCGCCGCCGGTAAATCCCGAAAGGCAGGAAAGAAACGCCCTTGCGTCACTGATAACCGATGTGGCAATTCGCGAGGGGATGTTAGATGATATAAAGATATTTATCGGGCAGGATGGAATAAGTGTGAGAATAGACGAATCGGCGCTGTTTGATTCCGGAAAAGCCGACATTAAAGAGAAAATCTTTCCTTTTCTGAACGGCATTTCAAAGATAATGCGTTCCTATAATTTTAATCTCCTTGTCGAAGGGCATACCGACGATATACCCATAAAATCAAAGATATTCCCCTCAAACTGGGAGCTTTCAACCGTCCGGGCGACCACTGTGCTCAGGAAACTCCTGGAATTCGGAGTCCCCAAGGAGAGGCTTGCCGCAGTAGGGTATGCCGACAGAAAACCAGCGCTTGAAAACAACTCGCCGCAAAACCGGAAAAAAAACCGCAGGGTAGAATTTAAATTTATAAAGGTGGAATAA
- a CDS encoding aspartate carbamoyltransferase catalytic subunit, with amino-acid sequence MTEAESHFLGKHLLNINDLTKDEILGLINTAKRFKEISERKIKKVPTLRGKTVVNLFFEPSTRTRTSFEIAGKRLSADVINISVKTSSLTKGESFKDTILNIAAMKPDAIVIRHSSSGAPLYASKIAGCSVINAGDGASSHPTQALLDLMTIADSNKNFENLNVSIIGDILHSRVARSNIAALNKLGANITLCAPPTLLPRAKNIFKAKITHKINEAVENADVIMMLRIQSERMEQGLFPSLREYSSYYCLNPKVMKNAKKDVIIMHPGPINRGVEISAEVADGEWSVILYQVTHGVAMRMAVLYLLCGGSE; translated from the coding sequence ATGACTGAAGCCGAAAGCCATTTCCTGGGGAAACATCTCCTTAACATCAATGACCTTACCAAGGACGAAATACTCGGCCTTATCAATACCGCGAAGCGGTTCAAGGAGATTTCCGAAAGAAAGATCAAAAAGGTGCCAACACTGCGGGGCAAAACAGTAGTAAACCTTTTTTTCGAGCCTTCCACAAGGACAAGGACCTCTTTTGAGATCGCTGGAAAGAGGCTCTCTGCCGATGTGATAAACATCTCTGTTAAAACATCTTCCCTCACGAAAGGGGAGAGTTTTAAGGACACGATACTGAACATCGCGGCGATGAAGCCGGACGCTATCGTGATAAGGCATTCATCCTCGGGCGCCCCTCTGTACGCTTCAAAGATCGCTGGATGCTCCGTTATCAACGCCGGGGACGGCGCCTCATCCCATCCGACGCAGGCACTCCTCGACTTGATGACCATCGCCGACAGCAATAAAAATTTCGAAAACCTGAACGTGAGCATAATCGGCGACATACTTCACTCCCGTGTAGCCCGCTCCAATATCGCCGCCCTTAACAAACTTGGCGCAAACATCACGCTCTGCGCCCCACCAACGCTTCTGCCGAGGGCCAAAAATATATTCAAGGCTAAGATCACGCACAAGATAAACGAGGCTGTGGAAAATGCTGATGTAATTATGATGCTCAGGATCCAATCGGAAAGAATGGAGCAGGGGCTTTTCCCTTCGCTGAGAGAGTATTCTAGCTACTACTGCCTGAATCCAAAGGTTATGAAAAACGCCAAGAAGGATGTGATCATCATGCATCCGGGCCCTATCAACAGAGGGGTGGAAATATCCGCCGAGGTCGCCGACGGCGAGTGGTCGGTAATCCTCTACCAGGTCACGCACGGTGTCGCCATGAGGATGGCTGTCCTTTACCTTCTTTGCGGGGGGAGCGAGTGA
- the glnD gene encoding [protein-PII] uridylyltransferase, which produces MKNIAKYIERLKLSKSGLEKKHLLNTGKSGGFETCQELTSITDGIISDLFMEIDGSPKGDKSITANGFALAALGGYGRQELCPKSDIDLLFLYKPERLHRKNTEQTGIIPYLWDIGFKVGHSTRSTDDCIKIAENDLISKTAMMEARFILGNIDLYNSFTRQFRKKTLSAKPHQYVRLKQQETELRHNTFYNSIFLTEPDLKKSPGTLRDYHTALWVAYAQYGVNTLSAINSRGLAGNSETEEVRRAVDFLLKIRCDLHFQQDVPNDVLSYSMQPKVAKRLGYGDDDKESPKQMMRDYYRAADVIYRFSNSILDQARRYRSESSRFSFKPSHKKIDKNIFAGPEEIYLTDITPNQLASLPEKIFLILSHMVRKRLKPSTGLRKIFLEVGRIWKKEKPDREEISRHFRDLLKEDDPFSALNVLRDTKILTTIIPELRAIRFLTPFDLYHKFTVDDHTFRAISEFDNLKRNELGECSILRSLYEKENRKDLVRAAILFHDMGKSSGDHGEETEIDEESVRNLGYEEDEIGTICKLVRHHILMNMVAQRRDLHDDKVVTDFCEKIGDTTTLKRLYLLTFADTTAVGPGIWNSWKGSLLKELYQKAFAVLEKGETAEKPEMVKEEFYAKLSRTAARFAAGMPERYLLIRDPLHAEEDAEIFQAYLDSNESAATGYRLISKHEPGEITIVTKNSLGLLQKLVGTLTSKNFNILDSQIFTRGDGIAVDIFRINGLDEKTVTDEAMINRVENEIKNVLSGSINVEDLLRSRKKMMTIGDSLPSITPEINIMNDVSFAHTVIETYSRDRLGLLYESTRVLSDQKVDIFSARITTEGHRALNVFYVSEPDGKKIIHSERMDSIKKSLLQIL; this is translated from the coding sequence TTGAAAAATATCGCGAAATACATTGAACGGCTGAAACTCTCAAAATCCGGGCTTGAAAAAAAACATCTCCTTAATACCGGAAAATCCGGCGGATTCGAAACTTGCCAGGAACTCACTTCTATCACTGACGGGATAATCAGCGATCTTTTCATGGAAATCGACGGCAGTCCAAAGGGAGATAAAAGCATTACGGCCAACGGCTTTGCACTAGCCGCGCTTGGCGGATACGGCCGACAGGAACTCTGCCCAAAGTCCGACATTGATCTTCTCTTCCTCTATAAACCAGAACGTCTCCACCGGAAAAACACGGAACAAACCGGGATCATCCCCTACCTGTGGGACATCGGTTTCAAGGTCGGCCACTCCACCCGATCCACGGATGACTGCATAAAAATTGCCGAAAACGACCTGATTAGCAAAACGGCGATGATGGAAGCACGTTTCATCCTTGGCAATATCGACCTCTACAATTCATTTACAAGACAGTTCAGAAAAAAAACATTGTCCGCCAAACCGCACCAGTATGTCCGACTCAAACAGCAGGAGACCGAGTTGCGCCACAATACTTTTTACAACTCGATATTTCTTACGGAACCGGACCTTAAAAAATCCCCTGGAACGCTCAGGGATTATCACACCGCGCTCTGGGTTGCCTACGCGCAGTACGGAGTTAATACACTAAGCGCTATCAATTCACGCGGACTGGCCGGCAATTCCGAAACTGAAGAGGTTCGCCGCGCTGTCGATTTCCTCCTGAAGATAAGGTGCGACCTTCATTTCCAGCAGGATGTCCCGAACGATGTGCTCTCCTATTCAATGCAGCCCAAGGTAGCAAAAAGGCTTGGCTACGGAGACGACGACAAGGAATCGCCAAAGCAAATGATGCGCGATTACTACCGCGCAGCCGATGTCATATACAGATTCAGCAATTCCATCCTCGACCAGGCCAGGAGGTATCGCTCCGAAAGCTCAAGATTCTCATTCAAGCCAAGCCATAAAAAGATCGATAAAAATATTTTTGCCGGGCCTGAAGAGATATACCTGACGGATATAACTCCCAACCAGCTTGCCTCCTTGCCTGAAAAAATATTTCTGATACTGAGCCACATGGTCAGAAAAAGGCTCAAGCCTTCCACGGGGTTGCGAAAGATATTTCTTGAAGTGGGGAGAATATGGAAAAAGGAAAAACCGGACAGGGAAGAGATATCCAGGCACTTTCGCGACCTGCTGAAGGAAGACGACCCTTTCAGCGCGCTTAACGTCCTTCGCGACACAAAGATCCTGACTACCATTATCCCGGAACTGCGGGCAATACGATTCCTCACCCCGTTCGACCTCTACCATAAATTCACGGTGGACGACCATACATTCAGGGCGATATCGGAATTCGACAACCTGAAGCGAAACGAACTTGGGGAATGCAGCATCCTACGCTCCCTCTACGAAAAGGAAAACAGAAAAGACCTCGTAAGAGCGGCCATACTTTTCCACGACATGGGAAAAAGCTCAGGGGATCATGGTGAAGAAACGGAGATCGATGAAGAGTCTGTCAGAAATCTCGGCTATGAAGAAGATGAAATAGGCACGATCTGCAAACTTGTCCGCCACCATATCCTCATGAACATGGTTGCCCAGAGGAGGGATCTGCATGACGACAAGGTAGTAACCGATTTTTGCGAAAAGATCGGCGATACAACAACATTGAAGAGGCTCTATCTCCTAACCTTTGCCGATACCACCGCTGTTGGGCCCGGCATATGGAACTCGTGGAAAGGTTCGCTACTCAAGGAACTTTATCAAAAGGCCTTTGCCGTACTCGAAAAAGGGGAAACCGCCGAAAAGCCGGAAATGGTCAAGGAAGAATTTTATGCGAAACTTTCTCGAACCGCCGCGCGATTCGCGGCAGGAATGCCGGAAAGATACCTGCTTATTCGCGACCCACTACACGCTGAAGAAGACGCTGAAATCTTTCAGGCATACCTCGACTCGAACGAATCCGCCGCAACAGGCTATCGGCTTATCTCAAAGCACGAACCGGGGGAAATCACCATCGTCACAAAAAATTCTCTCGGCCTTCTTCAGAAACTTGTGGGAACACTAACATCAAAAAACTTCAACATACTCGACTCCCAGATATTCACCAGGGGTGACGGCATCGCGGTCGACATCTTCAGGATCAACGGCCTTGATGAAAAAACGGTTACCGACGAAGCCATGATCAACCGTGTAGAAAATGAAATTAAAAATGTCCTCTCCGGCTCTATTAATGTCGAGGATCTCCTTAGAAGCCGGAAAAAGATGATGACAATAGGCGACAGCCTTCCCTCAATAACGCCTGAAATAAACATAATGAACGACGTATCATTCGCGCATACGGTCATTGAGACTTATTCGCGCGACAGGCTTGGGCTTCTATACGAATCGACGCGCGTGTTAAGCGACCAGAAAGTGGATATCTTCTCAGCGCGGATAACTACAGAAGGGCACCGAGCGCTAAATGTCTTTTACGTCTCGGAGCCGGACGGAAAGAAGATCATTCACTCGGAACGGATGGACTCGATAAAAAAAAGCCTCCTGCAGATCCTGTAG
- a CDS encoding NAD-dependent deacylase has translation MELEKARKKLAEAGSVAILTGAGVSAESGVPTFRGEGGLWRNYRAEELATPDAFERNPSLVWEWYDWRRGILAPLKPNPGHFAIAGMEKKFDNFLLITQNVDGLHAKAGSRKMVELHGNIWKVRCLADGKVSDNHETPLKTLPPRCECGSMLRPHIVWFGESLDAGVIEAAFSAARDCEVFIVAGTSSLVQPAASLAGIAKESGAYVIEINPEATPVSGMVDASIRGKSGEVLPLLV, from the coding sequence ATGGAACTGGAAAAAGCCAGGAAAAAGCTAGCCGAAGCTGGGAGCGTCGCGATACTGACCGGCGCTGGAGTTTCAGCCGAAAGCGGTGTGCCCACCTTCAGGGGCGAGGGGGGGCTTTGGAGAAATTACCGGGCGGAAGAGCTTGCAACCCCGGATGCTTTTGAGAGAAATCCTTCGCTGGTTTGGGAGTGGTATGACTGGCGGCGCGGCATCCTCGCTCCGCTAAAACCGAACCCGGGTCATTTCGCCATAGCCGGGATGGAAAAGAAATTCGACAATTTCCTCCTCATCACGCAGAACGTGGACGGCCTTCACGCAAAGGCAGGGAGCAGGAAAATGGTGGAGCTCCACGGCAACATCTGGAAGGTGAGGTGCCTTGCGGACGGTAAGGTTAGCGACAACCATGAGACACCATTGAAAACGCTTCCGCCGAGGTGCGAATGCGGGAGTATGTTGAGACCCCATATTGTCTGGTTCGGGGAGTCGCTTGATGCAGGGGTGATAGAGGCGGCGTTTTCCGCGGCGAGGGATTGCGAGGTTTTCATTGTTGCCGGGACATCGTCGCTCGTTCAGCCAGCGGCATCGCTTGCCGGGATAGCCAAGGAATCGGGGGCGTATGTAATCGAGATCAATCCGGAAGCTACGCCGGTATCCGGGATGGTGGACGCCAGCATCAGGGGGAAGTCCGGCGAGGTGCTGCCATTGCTGGTTTAA
- the pyrR gene encoding bifunctional pyr operon transcriptional regulator/uracil phosphoribosyltransferase PyrR, with amino-acid sequence MSNAKEQLLLGEEEISRTLSRISHEIIEKNLDLSSIVLVGIFTRGVPLSKRIADNIKNIKGIDIPLGEMDITFYRDDVHEVRPTMNVEKTHIPENLSGKTIVLVDDVLFTGRSIRAAVDHLIDFGRPAKVQLAVLLDRGHRELPIRPDYVGKNIPTTREQRVQVMLNEIDGKDQVILKDGSND; translated from the coding sequence ATGAGTAACGCAAAAGAGCAGCTCCTGCTCGGCGAAGAAGAAATTTCTCGTACCCTTTCCCGCATCTCCCATGAGATCATAGAGAAAAATTTAGACCTTTCTTCCATCGTACTTGTCGGGATATTTACCCGGGGCGTACCGCTCTCAAAGCGGATAGCTGACAATATAAAAAACATTAAAGGAATTGATATACCGCTCGGCGAGATGGATATCACCTTCTACCGTGACGATGTTCACGAGGTTAGGCCGACAATGAACGTGGAAAAGACCCATATTCCTGAAAACCTTTCAGGGAAAACCATCGTCCTTGTGGACGACGTTCTCTTTACCGGCCGGTCGATAAGAGCAGCTGTCGACCACCTGATAGATTTCGGAAGACCGGCAAAGGTACAGCTCGCCGTTCTTCTCGACAGGGGGCATCGCGAACTCCCTATCCGCCCCGACTATGTCGGAAAAAACATACCAACCACGCGAGAGCAGCGAGTACAGGTAATGCTCAACGAAATCGACGGCAAGGACCAAGTAATCCTGAAGGACGGCAGCAATGACTGA